A window of the Vigna angularis cultivar LongXiaoDou No.4 chromosome 3, ASM1680809v1, whole genome shotgun sequence genome harbors these coding sequences:
- the LOC128196015 gene encoding small polypeptide DEVIL 14 has protein sequence MAGSVFSVRSSKLRSWGRCSKQVRQQRTRLYIIWRCTVLLLCWHE, from the coding sequence ATGGCAGGCAGTGTATTCTCGGTTAGGAGTTCAAAGCTTCGATCATGGGGGAGGTGTTCCAAACAAGTTCGCCAGCAGAGAACACGGCTTTACATAATCTGGAGATGCACTGTGTTACTCTTGTGCTGGCACGAGTGA